A single window of Archangium gephyra DNA harbors:
- a CDS encoding GMC oxidoreductase, translating into MTETYDALVIGTGFGGAVAACRLAQAGLSVRVLERGRRYPKGGFPRDWDNPLNGWLWRHNQGLLDVKLLSGMSVVQSAGYGGGSLIYANVHLRPPEETFANGWPQGYGRAMLDPYYDLVAYMLDVQPITTSARGLPTKTKRMREVAQKLGREAQFFHPDLAVRFTPAGEPLPNKFGVAQEGCNYCGECDIGCNVRAKNTLDLNYLAVAEQRGAQVTTQAEAVNIEPLSPGYRVTYKDHAADGVERTVDARRVFLCAGAVNTTELLLRCRDESGTLHELSDTLGYRYSANGDLLAFAFDTREPWDPAVGPTITTSIVVDEGQGPDKRWFLFQEGGHPAQVAAALQVLNPTQSLARVPTDLMQRELVKVFRQRAQEMSSIDGERGRFQSVFLAMGRDKSNGKLELVPLTRELQAKWDVPSNLPLYRTQEQLCQDIAKALGAQVAYNPLWERLHVPVSVHNLGGCVMAEDEAYGVTDPNGEVHGYPGLYVLDGAALPSSTGVNPASTIAAVAERNVEKAIRGFLGNPDWKAPERALATPREDLVGKVTIPVGGTVASTQPVVGMRFTERMTGFHAPGHTPAEDYAGAEKAGQGAQRVAEFTVTITLANLDRFLAEPAHGGIAQGVVHVAGLTPPEGARVENGVFNLFVDTDSFYERRMIYLLPFIGKDGQPYLLDGYKEVKDQGDFDVWGATATLYTLIRQGKDKNGPVVSSGIIRLNKKDFAEQLTTFEVLGTTSTQAKADAYWRFGSMFLGTLWDVFVRPRMEK; encoded by the coding sequence ATGACCGAGACGTATGATGCCCTGGTCATCGGCACCGGCTTTGGCGGCGCGGTGGCGGCCTGCCGGCTGGCGCAGGCGGGCCTGTCCGTGCGCGTGCTGGAGCGCGGCCGGCGCTACCCCAAGGGGGGCTTTCCCCGGGACTGGGACAACCCGCTCAACGGCTGGCTGTGGAGGCACAACCAGGGCCTGCTCGACGTGAAGCTGCTGTCGGGCATGAGCGTGGTGCAGTCGGCCGGCTACGGCGGTGGCTCGCTCATCTACGCCAACGTGCACCTGCGCCCGCCCGAGGAGACCTTCGCCAACGGCTGGCCCCAGGGCTACGGCCGGGCGATGTTGGATCCGTACTACGACCTGGTCGCCTACATGCTGGACGTGCAGCCCATCACCACGTCCGCGCGGGGGCTGCCCACCAAGACGAAGCGCATGCGCGAGGTGGCGCAGAAGCTCGGGCGCGAGGCGCAGTTCTTCCACCCGGACCTGGCCGTGCGCTTCACCCCCGCTGGCGAGCCCCTGCCCAACAAGTTCGGCGTGGCGCAGGAAGGCTGCAACTACTGCGGCGAGTGCGACATCGGCTGCAACGTCCGGGCGAAGAACACGCTGGATCTCAACTACCTGGCCGTCGCCGAGCAGCGAGGCGCCCAGGTGACCACCCAGGCCGAGGCCGTCAACATCGAGCCGCTCTCGCCGGGCTACCGCGTCACCTACAAGGACCACGCGGCGGACGGAGTGGAGCGCACGGTGGACGCGCGGCGTGTCTTCCTGTGCGCGGGTGCGGTGAACACCACCGAGCTGCTGCTGCGCTGCCGGGACGAATCCGGCACGCTGCACGAGCTCAGTGACACGCTGGGCTACCGCTACTCGGCCAACGGGGATCTGCTCGCCTTCGCCTTCGACACGCGCGAGCCGTGGGATCCTGCGGTGGGCCCGACCATCACCACCAGCATCGTGGTGGACGAGGGCCAGGGGCCGGACAAGCGGTGGTTCCTCTTCCAGGAGGGCGGTCACCCCGCGCAGGTGGCGGCGGCCCTCCAGGTGCTCAACCCCACCCAGAGCCTCGCGCGAGTTCCCACGGACCTGATGCAGCGGGAGCTGGTGAAGGTGTTCCGGCAGCGCGCCCAGGAGATGTCGTCCATCGACGGTGAGCGCGGACGCTTCCAGTCGGTGTTCCTCGCCATGGGCCGGGACAAGTCCAACGGGAAGCTGGAGCTGGTGCCCCTCACGCGGGAGCTGCAGGCGAAGTGGGACGTGCCCTCCAACCTGCCGCTGTACCGCACGCAGGAGCAGCTCTGTCAGGACATCGCGAAGGCCCTGGGCGCGCAGGTGGCCTACAACCCGCTGTGGGAGCGGCTCCACGTGCCGGTGTCCGTGCACAACCTGGGCGGCTGCGTCATGGCCGAGGACGAGGCCTACGGCGTCACGGATCCGAACGGTGAGGTGCACGGCTACCCCGGGCTGTACGTGCTGGACGGCGCCGCCCTGCCCTCCAGCACCGGCGTCAACCCCGCGTCCACCATCGCCGCCGTGGCCGAGCGCAACGTGGAGAAGGCCATCCGCGGCTTCCTCGGAAACCCGGACTGGAAGGCGCCGGAGCGCGCCCTGGCCACGCCGCGCGAGGATCTGGTCGGCAAGGTCACCATCCCCGTGGGAGGCACGGTGGCCTCGACCCAACCGGTGGTGGGCATGCGCTTCACCGAGCGGATGACGGGCTTCCACGCGCCGGGCCACACACCCGCCGAGGACTACGCGGGCGCGGAGAAGGCGGGACAGGGCGCCCAGCGCGTGGCGGAGTTCACCGTCACCATCACCCTGGCCAACCTGGATCGCTTCCTGGCCGAGCCGGCCCACGGTGGCATCGCCCAGGGCGTCGTCCACGTCGCCGGCCTCACCCCTCCCGAGGGCGCCCGGGTGGAGAACGGCGTCTTCAACCTCTTCGTGGACACCGACAGCTTCTACGAGCGGCGGATGATCTACCTGCTGCCCTTCATCGGCAAGGACGGCCAGCCCTACCTGCTCGACGGGTACAAGGAAGTGAAGGACCAGGGCGACTTCGACGTGTGGGGGGCGACGGCTACGCTCTACACCCTCATCCGCCAGGGCAAGGACAAGAACGGGCCGGTGGTGTCCAGCGGCATCATCCGCCTGAACAAGAAGGACTTCGCCGAGCAACTCACCACCTTCGAGGTGCTCGGCACCACCTCGACGCAGGCGAAGGCGGACGCGTACTGGCGCTTCGGCTCGATGTTCCTGGGCACGCTCTGGGACGTCTTCGTCCGCCCGCGGATGGAAAAATAG
- a CDS encoding GMC family oxidoreductase N-terminal domain-containing protein, whose protein sequence is MAAMANRYDVVVVGSGFGGSISALRLAQAGKSVAVLERGRRYNPGQFPRDVTRTNELLWRHSSREEAQGLYDLRFLSGIGTAVASGVGGGSLVYANIHVRPDAVVFEDPRWPKSYTRAALEPYYDKVASELKLTPMPDSISLRKRNVLRSAAARMGREVFDPPEAVAWTESPGPGRKACQLCAECEFGCQYGAKQTMDQTYLARAEALGATVWPRMQVSHVEPAPGGGYRVHFQDLATGEKRFVEGARVVLSAGTLGTVEILLRSRDKTRTLPKLSAKLGHGYSGNGDFLGSVFNSREDLEPWKGPDVSTVMRFFDAEPSFTMAAPTFNKPVMEVLTGLGQPNIGSPFQGIGAPLWPLLGPALDLAFRKGLLSKPARTSADPARTTNLFGIGRDNANGRMVMKGGKLDIEWNYAAENKALIDRMGKAMQELASQYGGTYAPLVTWQLFKKPLTVHSLGGAHLAESPERGVVSTEGEVFQYPGLYVADGSVIPSSIGFHPVMTISAVSERIAEAAARSF, encoded by the coding sequence ATGGCTGCGATGGCGAACCGGTATGACGTGGTGGTGGTGGGCTCCGGCTTTGGAGGCTCCATCTCCGCCCTGAGGCTGGCGCAGGCCGGCAAGTCGGTGGCGGTGCTCGAGCGGGGCCGGCGCTACAACCCCGGGCAGTTCCCCCGGGACGTGACGCGCACCAACGAGCTGCTCTGGCGCCACTCCTCCCGCGAGGAGGCCCAGGGCCTGTATGATCTGCGTTTCCTCTCCGGCATCGGCACGGCGGTGGCCAGCGGCGTGGGGGGTGGCTCGCTCGTCTACGCCAACATCCACGTGCGGCCGGACGCCGTCGTCTTCGAGGATCCGCGCTGGCCCAAGAGCTATACCCGCGCCGCGCTGGAGCCCTACTACGACAAGGTGGCCAGCGAGCTGAAACTGACGCCGATGCCCGACTCCATCTCCCTGCGCAAGCGCAACGTGCTGCGCAGCGCCGCCGCGCGCATGGGCCGGGAGGTGTTCGATCCGCCCGAGGCCGTGGCGTGGACGGAGTCGCCCGGCCCTGGCCGCAAGGCGTGCCAGCTGTGCGCGGAGTGCGAGTTCGGCTGCCAGTACGGCGCCAAGCAGACGATGGATCAGACGTACCTGGCCCGGGCCGAGGCACTCGGCGCCACGGTGTGGCCGCGCATGCAGGTGTCTCACGTGGAGCCGGCGCCGGGCGGCGGCTACCGGGTGCACTTCCAGGACCTGGCCACCGGGGAGAAGCGCTTCGTGGAGGGCGCCCGCGTGGTGCTGTCCGCCGGCACGCTGGGCACGGTGGAGATCCTCCTGCGCAGCCGCGACAAGACGCGCACCCTGCCCAAGCTGAGCGCGAAGCTGGGCCATGGCTACTCGGGCAACGGTGACTTCCTGGGCTCGGTGTTCAACAGCCGGGAGGACCTGGAGCCCTGGAAGGGGCCGGACGTCTCCACCGTGATGCGCTTCTTCGACGCCGAGCCCTCCTTCACCATGGCGGCGCCCACCTTCAACAAGCCCGTCATGGAGGTACTGACGGGCCTGGGGCAGCCGAATATCGGCTCTCCCTTCCAGGGGATCGGCGCGCCGCTGTGGCCCCTGCTGGGGCCGGCGCTCGACCTGGCCTTCCGCAAGGGGCTGCTCAGCAAGCCGGCCCGCACCTCGGCGGACCCGGCGCGCACGACGAACCTCTTCGGCATCGGCCGGGACAACGCCAACGGGCGCATGGTCATGAAGGGCGGCAAGCTGGACATCGAGTGGAACTACGCCGCGGAGAACAAGGCGCTCATCGATCGGATGGGCAAGGCCATGCAGGAGCTGGCCTCGCAGTACGGCGGCACCTACGCGCCGCTCGTCACCTGGCAGCTCTTCAAGAAGCCCCTCACGGTGCACTCGCTGGGCGGGGCGCACCTGGCCGAGTCCCCCGAGCGCGGCGTGGTGTCCACCGAGGGCGAGGTGTTCCAGTACCCCGGCCTCTACGTGGCGGACGGCTCGGTGATTCCCAGCTCCATCGGCTTCCACCCGGTGATGACCATCAGCGCGGTGTCCGAGCGCATCGCCGAGGCCGCCGCGCGCAGCTTCTGA
- a CDS encoding alpha/beta hydrolase produces the protein MRLMDPLPAAERHEVTAGDGVPLRLTRYQGGTKGPVLLVHGAGVWSGMFKLPTISENFVQYLVRHGYDTWLLDWRASTQLPLRQFSLDEAAEHDMPAAVRKLREVTKADSVQAVVHCAGSVTFFMSLAAGYLPDVRGVVASQVALHHRVPRSTLLKSRMRLPDILDVAVNYMSPDEGTQNPRLQAAFGKMVDLVYRECGSTVCHRLSFLYGRLYRHARLNTQTHERLHEQFGRCNMQTFRHLAQMARAGHAVRYDYGKEENLRRYGSAKPPDYLDPKHLKLPITFVVGDHNQTYLPTSSELTYEWLREANGAALYERKVLEGYGHLDTFMGSTASRDTYPVILQALEARA, from the coding sequence ATGAGGCTCATGGATCCACTACCGGCCGCCGAGCGGCACGAAGTGACCGCGGGAGACGGTGTCCCCCTGCGGCTCACCCGCTACCAGGGCGGCACGAAGGGCCCGGTGTTGCTGGTGCACGGGGCCGGGGTGTGGAGCGGCATGTTCAAGCTGCCCACCATCTCGGAGAACTTCGTGCAGTACCTGGTGCGCCATGGCTACGACACGTGGCTGCTGGACTGGCGCGCCAGCACGCAGCTGCCGCTGCGCCAGTTCTCCCTGGACGAGGCGGCCGAGCACGACATGCCCGCCGCCGTGCGCAAGCTGCGCGAGGTGACGAAGGCGGACAGCGTGCAGGCGGTGGTGCACTGCGCCGGCTCGGTGACGTTCTTCATGTCGCTGGCGGCGGGGTACCTGCCGGACGTGCGTGGCGTGGTGGCCTCGCAGGTGGCGCTGCACCACCGCGTGCCGCGCTCCACGCTGCTCAAGTCCCGGATGCGGCTGCCGGACATCCTGGACGTGGCCGTCAACTACATGTCCCCGGACGAGGGCACCCAGAACCCGAGGCTCCAGGCGGCCTTCGGCAAGATGGTGGACCTGGTGTACCGGGAGTGCGGCAGCACGGTGTGCCACCGGCTCTCCTTCCTGTACGGGCGCCTGTACCGGCACGCGCGGCTCAACACCCAGACGCACGAGCGGCTGCACGAGCAGTTCGGCCGCTGCAACATGCAGACGTTCCGCCACCTGGCGCAGATGGCGCGGGCCGGACACGCGGTGCGCTACGACTACGGCAAGGAGGAGAACCTCCGGCGCTACGGCAGCGCGAAGCCGCCCGACTACCTGGACCCCAAGCACCTCAAGCTTCCCATCACCTTCGTGGTGGGCGACCACAACCAGACGTACCTGCCCACCTCCTCGGAGCTGACGTACGAGTGGCTGCGGGAGGCCAACGGGGCCGCCCTCTACGAGCGCAAGGTGCTCGAGGGGTACGGGCACCTGGACACCTTCATGGGCAGCACCGCCTCGCGCGACACCTACCCGGTGATCCTCCAGGCGCTGGAGGCCCGGGCCTGA
- a CDS encoding fumarylacetoacetate hydrolase family protein encodes MGLLAARAVPASLTALDPDRTPGRTQPLTLTPKRVHALGLTYAAHINETGSDAGGPAVFAKDVSSLLVQGDSVASPSRDAMLAAVARLDAALSSRVASRFPELPPLLDYEVELGLVLLEDVRADALERPDFAPPVGYFLANDVTARTVQVLGEGRPDRMAFWGAAKSFPGFLVPGPLLWVPDAPQAEACLDVTLTLTVNGEVRQRGRTLELIASPRELLRLAARAVPSGLLEKGDAVLTGTPSGVAFTVPAWKRKLAALLPGPTARLSAALRTHAANPRILKAGDVVEMDGGVLGRRRITLTG; translated from the coding sequence ATGGGGCTGCTGGCGGCGCGCGCCGTACCGGCCTCGCTGACCGCGCTGGACCCGGACCGGACGCCCGGCCGCACGCAGCCGCTGACACTGACGCCCAAGCGGGTGCACGCGCTCGGTCTCACCTACGCGGCCCACATCAACGAGACGGGCAGCGACGCGGGAGGCCCGGCCGTCTTCGCCAAGGACGTCTCCTCGTTGCTGGTGCAGGGGGACTCGGTGGCGAGCCCCTCGCGCGACGCGATGCTGGCGGCGGTGGCGAGGTTGGACGCGGCGCTGTCCTCGCGGGTGGCCTCGCGCTTCCCGGAGCTGCCGCCCCTGCTGGACTACGAGGTGGAGCTGGGCCTGGTGCTGCTGGAGGACGTGCGCGCGGACGCGCTGGAGCGCCCGGACTTCGCGCCGCCGGTGGGCTACTTCCTCGCCAATGACGTGACGGCGCGCACGGTGCAGGTGCTCGGCGAGGGCCGGCCGGACCGGATGGCCTTCTGGGGCGCCGCCAAGAGCTTCCCGGGCTTCCTCGTGCCCGGGCCCCTCCTGTGGGTGCCGGACGCGCCCCAGGCCGAGGCGTGCCTGGACGTGACGCTCACCCTCACGGTGAATGGCGAGGTGCGGCAGCGGGGCCGGACGCTGGAGCTCATCGCCTCGCCGCGCGAGTTGCTGCGGCTGGCCGCGCGTGCGGTGCCCTCGGGGCTGCTGGAGAAGGGCGACGCCGTGCTCACCGGGACGCCCTCGGGGGTGGCCTTCACCGTGCCCGCGTGGAAGCGCAAGCTGGCGGCGCTGCTGCCGGGCCCCACCGCGAGGCTGTCCGCCGCGCTGCGCACCCACGCCGCCAACCCGCGCATCCTGAAGGCCGGAGACGTGGTGGAGATGGACGGCGGCGTGCTGGGCCGCCGCCGCATCACCCTCACCGGCTGA
- a CDS encoding DUF2378 family protein, which translates to MLKNERLVFDQTVEGLFVRGIGPKITPALKLQLKQAGLDLDKRLMPAYPVEVWERCVGLAARSLHPDKSEAEGFRLLGERHIEGYSETMLGRAIFGVLRLMNPKRRLSRVRQNFRAGNNYQEALITDLGPSEVDLWLNERGLLRHFKHGIVQGSARGAGDLNMKAVLRHFDDEGVTFRITWTETKP; encoded by the coding sequence ATGTTGAAGAACGAGAGACTCGTTTTCGATCAGACCGTCGAGGGGCTTTTCGTCCGGGGAATCGGTCCGAAGATCACGCCCGCCCTCAAGCTGCAACTGAAGCAGGCGGGGCTGGATCTGGACAAGCGGTTGATGCCGGCCTACCCGGTCGAGGTCTGGGAGCGGTGCGTGGGCCTGGCGGCGAGATCGTTGCACCCGGACAAGTCGGAAGCGGAGGGCTTCCGGCTGCTCGGCGAGCGGCACATCGAGGGGTACAGCGAGACGATGCTGGGCCGCGCCATCTTCGGCGTGCTGCGGCTGATGAATCCCAAGCGGAGACTGTCTCGCGTGCGGCAGAACTTCCGCGCGGGCAACAACTACCAGGAGGCCCTCATCACGGATCTGGGGCCCAGCGAGGTGGACCTGTGGTTGAACGAGCGCGGCCTGCTGCGCCACTTCAAGCATGGCATCGTCCAGGGCTCGGCGCGCGGCGCGGGTGATCTGAACATGAAGGCGGTGCTGCGCCACTTTGACGATGAGGGCGTAACCTTCCGCATCACCTGGACGGAAACGAAGCCCTGA
- a CDS encoding sensor histidine kinase, whose product MELLRDSADAMSPEQRERFLANIDADARRLTRLVQRLLELARADSLVARPSRTAVAPLLEALAERGRAQGLAVEVGVVPAGLVLGLPAEVLEDILWQLITNASQHGGEGVHVRLEADVEGEGRGRVVVRDDGKGISESNRARVFDAFFTTARERGGTGLGLTIAQSMLRAFGASLELLPSGLQPQRGAAFAVVEAAPRLWTGPASG is encoded by the coding sequence GTGGAACTGCTGCGCGACAGCGCCGACGCCATGTCCCCCGAGCAACGCGAGCGCTTCCTCGCCAACATCGACGCGGATGCCCGGCGGCTCACCCGGCTGGTGCAGCGGCTGCTGGAGCTGGCCCGCGCGGACTCGCTGGTGGCCCGTCCGTCGCGGACGGCGGTGGCCCCGTTGCTGGAGGCCCTGGCCGAGCGGGGCCGGGCTCAGGGGCTGGCCGTGGAGGTGGGGGTCGTGCCCGCGGGGCTCGTCCTGGGCCTGCCCGCCGAGGTGCTGGAGGACATCCTCTGGCAGCTCATCACCAACGCCTCCCAGCATGGGGGCGAGGGGGTGCACGTGCGGCTGGAGGCGGACGTGGAAGGGGAGGGGAGGGGACGGGTGGTGGTGCGCGACGATGGCAAGGGCATCTCCGAGTCCAACCGGGCCCGTGTCTTCGACGCCTTCTTCACCACGGCCCGCGAGCGGGGAGGCACGGGGCTCGGCCTGACGATCGCCCAGTCGATGCTGCGGGCCTTCGGGGCCAGCCTGGAGCTGTTGCCATCGGGGCTACAACCGCAACGGGGGGCGGCCTTCGCGGTGGTGGAGGCGGCTCCCCGCTTGTGGACGGGCCCTGCCTCGGGCTAG
- a CDS encoding AAA family ATPase → MKLLNFYIGEYRVLRDVDIVFDTAETEAPYSLNFLVGVNGTGKSTVLRALVDVLLQLDADRQVSFPFALEYTMKLGGVPARISWSNLPEPDAGGQVGQTRPLRILVDGHEDSPRAELLPPRVIVFTTGSEVEWQLLTEREASQFGSRSTLPEGMTPEEQMFREVPGVSPSRSSSEGNPRERSRFQLIRTKRLPLVSLCGMLADLADGGPVKRRRLQGVLDAVRMEDLQGFSLRFRLLTGLTREEDMEFVRTLARRSTRAVRQGSERLLVFDLGVDPQTTARGLLDLPGQPPGALELFRSLNRLMDPVEGEDAVLTEVNLFLSRQPSSEDDGGARPPLLLFDELSDGERSFLGRMALFPLLGHMEGLILLDEPEVHFNDSWKRRIGSLLNAVLAEQDSHVLMATHSSITLTDVPREDVVVFERKGRYTRFAHPPSFKTLASDPSDVLVHVFEAPYASGERGIQRVNEAIRRYLENPTEENTKQLRVLQGQVGPGYWSYRLRSVLPRES, encoded by the coding sequence ATGAAGCTCCTCAACTTTTACATCGGCGAGTACCGCGTGCTTCGGGACGTCGACATCGTTTTCGATACTGCCGAGACAGAAGCACCCTACTCCCTCAACTTCTTAGTAGGGGTGAATGGCACCGGGAAATCAACGGTGCTCCGGGCCCTCGTCGACGTGCTGCTGCAACTCGATGCCGACCGCCAAGTTTCTTTCCCATTCGCGCTTGAATACACCATGAAGCTGGGTGGTGTCCCAGCACGCATCTCTTGGTCGAACCTGCCGGAACCAGACGCGGGCGGTCAAGTAGGCCAAACGCGACCGCTTCGGATCTTGGTCGATGGTCACGAGGATAGCCCGCGCGCCGAGCTTCTGCCTCCACGAGTAATTGTCTTCACAACGGGCAGCGAGGTCGAGTGGCAGTTATTGACCGAGCGCGAGGCGAGTCAGTTCGGTAGTCGGTCGACCCTGCCGGAGGGGATGACACCGGAGGAGCAAATGTTTCGCGAGGTTCCCGGTGTCTCGCCGAGCCGTTCTTCCTCTGAGGGCAATCCACGCGAGCGGAGCAGGTTTCAACTCATTCGGACGAAGAGGCTGCCTCTAGTTTCCCTCTGCGGTATGTTGGCCGATTTAGCTGATGGTGGTCCCGTTAAGCGGCGCCGCCTTCAGGGCGTGCTGGATGCCGTGCGCATGGAGGACCTCCAAGGATTCTCGTTGCGCTTCCGTTTACTAACTGGGCTCACTCGTGAAGAGGACATGGAATTCGTCCGAACATTGGCTCGCAGAAGTACGAGAGCCGTGCGCCAGGGAAGCGAGCGCCTACTTGTCTTCGACCTCGGAGTGGATCCACAAACCACTGCACGAGGATTACTCGATCTGCCTGGCCAGCCACCCGGAGCGCTAGAACTCTTCCGCAGCCTTAATAGATTGATGGACCCCGTTGAAGGAGAAGATGCTGTCTTAACAGAGGTAAACCTATTCCTGTCTCGACAGCCATCATCCGAGGACGACGGCGGGGCGCGGCCGCCACTCCTCCTATTCGACGAGTTGAGCGACGGTGAGAGGAGCTTTCTAGGACGAATGGCGCTATTCCCGCTGCTCGGTCATATGGAGGGACTCATCCTGCTTGACGAGCCGGAGGTGCACTTCAACGACTCGTGGAAGCGGCGGATCGGGAGCCTGTTGAACGCAGTGCTCGCAGAGCAGGATAGTCACGTGCTCATGGCCACTCACTCAAGCATCACATTGACCGATGTCCCCCGGGAGGACGTGGTCGTGTTTGAGAGAAAGGGGCGCTATACCCGGTTCGCACACCCCCCCTCGTTTAAGACTCTGGCCTCTGATCCTAGCGACGTATTGGTGCATGTTTTCGAGGCTCCGTATGCCTCTGGAGAAAGGGGGATCCAGCGGGTCAACGAAGCCATTCGGCGCTATCTTGAAAACCCGACCGAGGAGAACACGAAACAACTCAGGGTTCTCCAGGGTCAAGTTGGACCTGGATATTGGAGTTATCGGCTCAGGTCAGTGCTGCCGCGGGAGAGTTGA
- a CDS encoding HsdM family class I SAM-dependent methyltransferase: MSDVKSELKKVWSAFDRVGVADDLTIIEHVAALLLRMESRAHQGPEMLQARYPRGNNLVVDDLVVSLRAAAQAVGGSATLLNEHVLFWLTEMIAGRRYPTPRHLVRTMSRLADVRAEHDLADLSCGSGGFLVQRLKDSEASGATIGVDISVEWARLALANATLHGARNIRILADNALDAFGPGGNLSDQRFDRILMNPSFGIPQSEELVLRTLGISRANRSEVALTLLAVRCLREGGRAAVLVPSGVLYREDGAEIVLRKQLVDDCSLLGVVSLPRDAFQPFSLTQTHLILVDRLKPQDSHRTWFFQLQDDGYRAGRARELTQRPREPNDLVLIEHALLARGSGSSSFPAGDYPILSVRRLSAESRSLGYLIEGVNGGAVRTVELRSRSRVTSLWVQAIHLERGQHINLNIPLSEGEPEEESSAELRLSRDSASALSSSNIYSGEEKNQAIVISADGRLLGVTIPSRALRANAYELRPQRYITVQPDTQADVPPARILAAISRHQRELLERIHLLMGRLERPPVTGDVYPEPLWEGGLEQLTLLGRLGWEQHRIWEVVSAQVTTIEPMNPPRTMYRTAARFGPTDVGDSNASTLSLLERMGLVVKVSIADGQSLEPRTYYRRVTERDRWNFEEDSVENEGGK; the protein is encoded by the coding sequence ATGTCGGACGTGAAATCCGAACTGAAGAAGGTGTGGTCGGCATTTGACCGAGTTGGCGTGGCCGACGACCTGACCATCATCGAACATGTTGCAGCGCTTCTGTTACGGATGGAAAGTCGAGCTCATCAAGGGCCCGAGATGCTTCAAGCAAGATATCCTCGCGGCAACAACTTGGTGGTAGACGATTTGGTTGTCTCGCTTCGAGCCGCAGCTCAGGCAGTTGGTGGCTCAGCTACGCTTTTAAATGAGCACGTTCTCTTTTGGCTGACGGAGATGATCGCTGGCCGCCGCTACCCGACACCGAGGCACCTTGTTCGCACGATGTCACGGCTGGCCGACGTTCGCGCGGAGCACGACCTCGCTGATCTCTCATGTGGCAGCGGCGGGTTCCTCGTCCAGCGATTGAAGGATTCCGAGGCTTCCGGCGCGACCATTGGAGTCGACATTTCCGTGGAGTGGGCGCGGTTAGCTTTGGCGAATGCAACACTCCACGGCGCCCGGAATATCCGAATCTTGGCAGACAATGCCCTTGATGCATTCGGTCCCGGCGGGAACCTCTCGGACCAGCGTTTCGATCGGATCCTCATGAACCCGTCCTTTGGAATCCCACAATCCGAAGAACTGGTTCTCAGGACTCTTGGCATCTCCCGCGCGAACCGGAGCGAGGTTGCTCTGACGCTCTTAGCTGTGCGTTGCTTGCGAGAGGGAGGGCGAGCTGCGGTCCTTGTGCCGAGCGGTGTTCTTTACCGGGAGGACGGTGCTGAGATCGTACTGCGCAAGCAACTTGTGGACGACTGCTCACTGTTGGGTGTCGTGTCCTTGCCTCGAGATGCCTTCCAGCCGTTCAGTCTGACGCAGACCCATCTGATTCTCGTTGATAGACTCAAGCCACAGGACAGCCATCGGACGTGGTTTTTCCAACTCCAAGATGACGGGTATCGCGCCGGTCGAGCCAGGGAACTGACACAGCGACCGCGAGAACCCAACGATCTCGTACTAATCGAGCATGCGCTTTTAGCCCGTGGCAGCGGCAGTTCGTCGTTCCCGGCTGGCGACTATCCAATCTTGAGCGTCAGACGCCTTTCGGCAGAATCGAGATCACTGGGTTACCTTATTGAGGGCGTGAACGGGGGGGCCGTCCGTACCGTCGAACTCCGCAGTCGCAGCCGGGTGACATCGCTGTGGGTGCAGGCGATCCACCTTGAGCGTGGCCAGCACATTAACCTGAACATTCCTCTTTCAGAAGGAGAACCGGAGGAAGAGAGTTCTGCTGAACTCCGACTGTCCAGAGACAGCGCCTCGGCTTTGAGTTCCTCAAACATATACAGTGGCGAAGAAAAGAACCAAGCTATTGTTATTTCGGCTGACGGACGCCTCCTTGGAGTGACCATTCCCAGTAGGGCCCTGCGTGCCAATGCCTATGAATTACGCCCCCAGAGGTACATCACAGTCCAGCCGGACACTCAGGCTGATGTACCTCCAGCTCGCATTCTCGCAGCGATCAGCCGACACCAGCGCGAGTTGCTCGAACGAATTCACCTGCTCATGGGTCGGCTGGAGCGGCCCCCCGTAACAGGAGACGTGTACCCCGAGCCGCTTTGGGAGGGAGGCCTTGAACAACTGACCTTGCTTGGAAGATTGGGCTGGGAGCAGCACAGGATATGGGAGGTGGTTTCAGCGCAGGTCACTACGATCGAACCAATGAACCCACCTCGCACAATGTACCGAACTGCGGCGAGGTTCGGCCCCACCGATGTCGGAGATTCAAACGCATCCACTTTGAGCCTGCTTGAGCGAATGGGTCTAGTGGTCAAGGTTTCTATCGCGGACGGCCAATCCTTAGAGCCTAGGACGTATTACCGCCGTGTTACAGAGCGTGACCGGTGGAATTTCGAGGAAGACAGCGTCGAGAACGAGGGCGGCAAATGA